One window from the genome of Fulvivirga lutea encodes:
- a CDS encoding GNAT family N-acetyltransferase, whose product MKPLKPVDLTEMYITFLDAFSDYPIPFKLTKEQFVRKFVQKLKLDFGLSVGAYHYDGALAGFIFTAVNYYEGKLTAYNGGTGVRPRSRGFRLTTQMYEYLIPLLKAREIKQCVLEVLTSNDRAIKAYEGIGFERTKYFKCYILNNENPDFSKTDQSGNYEIKEVKIPNWNLYDKFCDYAPSFLDTSRMIDDNLANETIVEVREDDECVGFAIYQPSFGRISQIGIKPEKRRNGIGTTLMNYIYQNSILKKITIINVNEESEGTKLFFQSLGFENQIDQYEMILSI is encoded by the coding sequence ATGAAACCACTGAAACCTGTAGATCTCACAGAGATGTACATTACGTTTCTCGATGCCTTTTCAGACTATCCCATACCCTTTAAACTTACCAAAGAGCAGTTTGTACGGAAGTTCGTACAGAAATTAAAATTGGATTTTGGACTTTCAGTGGGTGCCTATCATTACGATGGAGCCTTGGCGGGTTTCATATTTACGGCAGTAAATTACTATGAAGGAAAGCTCACTGCCTACAATGGAGGCACAGGTGTGAGGCCACGCAGTCGAGGCTTCAGACTCACCACACAGATGTATGAATACCTCATACCGCTGTTAAAAGCAAGGGAAATAAAGCAATGTGTTTTGGAGGTACTTACATCCAATGACAGAGCAATTAAGGCGTATGAGGGTATCGGCTTTGAGCGGACTAAATACTTTAAATGCTATATTCTTAATAATGAAAATCCTGATTTTAGTAAAACAGACCAATCAGGTAATTATGAGATAAAGGAAGTTAAAATTCCTAACTGGAATTTGTATGACAAATTTTGTGATTATGCACCAAGTTTTTTAGATACCTCTCGCATGATTGATGATAATCTGGCAAATGAAACCATTGTAGAAGTGCGTGAAGATGACGAATGCGTTGGTTTTGCTATTTATCAACCTTCTTTTGGAAGGATAAGCCAGATTGGTATAAAGCCCGAAAAGCGAAGAAATGGCATCGGCACTACATTAATGAATTATATTTATCAGAATAGTATTCTCAAGAAAATTACGATCATCAATGTGAATGAAGAATCGGAAGGCACCAAGCTTTTCTTTCAAAGCCTAGGCTTCGAAAATCAGATAGATCAGTACGAAATGATCTTAAGCATATGA
- a CDS encoding nuclear transport factor 2 family protein, with amino-acid sequence MTRKEIAKSFLMLAGSGQVKEAYSKFIARDFRHHNQYFKGSAEALAKAMEDDYQANPNELVEVKHCYEDGDTIITHSLVVKKTMEIAVVHIFRFENDKIVELWDLGQPIEKDSPNENGLF; translated from the coding sequence ATGACCAGAAAAGAAATCGCCAAATCCTTTTTAATGTTGGCCGGCAGCGGCCAGGTAAAAGAAGCCTATTCAAAATTTATAGCTCGGGATTTTCGGCACCATAATCAATACTTTAAAGGTAGTGCCGAAGCTTTGGCCAAGGCCATGGAAGATGACTATCAAGCCAATCCAAATGAATTGGTAGAAGTTAAGCACTGTTATGAAGATGGAGATACTATAATAACCCACTCGCTTGTGGTTAAAAAGACGATGGAGATTGCCGTGGTTCATATCTTCCGATTTGAAAATGATAAGATCGTTGAGCTCTGGGATTTAGGCCAGCCGATTGAAAAGGATAGTCCAAATGAGAATGGATTGTTTTAA
- a CDS encoding bifunctional UDP-N-acetylmuramoyl-tripeptide:D-alanyl-D-alanine ligase/alanine racemase encodes MTFKEVLHITGGKSLKSDSPDLAIKSLLIDSRKPFIAKGAVFFAVDGSNHDGHEYINDLYAKGIRNFIVEKDVALPGDGNVVKVKSSIEALQKITKYHRQQFDIPTIAITGSNGKTIVKEWLYSCLSTKFRIVKSPHSFNSQIGVPLSVWNMSGEHELAIFEAGISKAGEMQKLADIIQPTIGIFTNLGTAHDEGFESREKKFEEKKQLFKTAQVVVFNADQQGINFGNKGFGWGESGNGEIQVVETHADKSYTNIRLTYKSKDYTLAIPFLDHSSIENAMHCVATMLYLDFSEHEIQEALKKLHGIGMRLELKRAINGSYLIDDTYNNDLAGLKQAIEFLSLQNQKKRKVIILSDLLQSGLQHDVLYKEIAELINAANIEMTIGIGEHITSLKKYVLGDTAFFNSTKQFLENICNFDLASSLILVKGARVYQFEKITRVLEERIHGTVLEINLDALTNNLNFYRSKLKDETKLMVMVKAFAYGSGSFEVANLLQFHRVDYLGVAYADEGVQLRNNGVYLPIMVLNPSEESFESMLEHDLEPEIYNLSLLHSFIQFLDGQKASIHIKLETGMKRLGFERQDLDELIELLKANKNIEVKSIFSHLAGADESRHNDFSKQQAAVFNQGSQRIMSELAIKPLRHLVNSAGTLRFPEFHYDMVRLGIGLYGLETNEEEQDKLLNISTLKTVVSQVRKLEKGETVGYGRNGVAEKPMEIATIAIGYADGYTRAFSKGIGEVWVNGKRAKVIGNVCMDMTMIDVTGMNVKERDEVEIFGPHIPIQELANKTNTIPYEILTNVSQRVKRVYYAE; translated from the coding sequence ATGACTTTCAAAGAAGTCTTACATATTACTGGCGGAAAATCCCTGAAATCGGATAGCCCTGATTTAGCCATTAAATCTTTGTTGATTGATAGCAGAAAGCCATTTATCGCCAAGGGAGCTGTATTTTTTGCTGTTGATGGCAGCAACCATGATGGCCATGAGTATATCAATGATTTATACGCGAAGGGAATCAGAAATTTCATTGTTGAGAAGGATGTTGCTCTGCCCGGAGATGGCAATGTGGTAAAAGTGAAAAGCTCCATTGAAGCACTTCAAAAGATTACCAAGTATCATCGTCAGCAATTCGATATTCCAACGATAGCCATTACCGGTAGTAATGGAAAGACCATTGTGAAAGAATGGTTGTATAGCTGTCTTTCTACCAAATTCAGGATTGTAAAAAGTCCACATAGCTTTAATTCGCAGATTGGGGTGCCACTTTCCGTTTGGAATATGAGTGGTGAGCATGAGCTGGCCATTTTTGAGGCTGGAATTTCCAAGGCTGGTGAAATGCAAAAGCTGGCGGATATCATACAGCCTACAATTGGAATATTTACCAATTTAGGAACAGCCCATGATGAAGGGTTTGAATCAAGAGAGAAAAAATTTGAAGAGAAAAAACAGTTATTTAAAACGGCCCAAGTAGTTGTATTTAATGCAGACCAGCAAGGGATAAATTTTGGCAATAAAGGCTTTGGTTGGGGAGAGAGTGGTAATGGAGAAATTCAGGTTGTTGAAACACATGCTGATAAATCGTATACCAATATTCGATTAACTTATAAATCCAAGGACTATACTTTAGCGATTCCATTTTTGGATCATTCTTCCATTGAAAATGCGATGCACTGCGTTGCAACTATGCTTTATCTCGATTTCTCGGAGCACGAGATTCAGGAAGCCTTAAAAAAGTTGCACGGTATCGGCATGCGCCTGGAATTGAAGAGAGCCATCAATGGAAGTTATTTAATAGATGACACTTATAACAACGACCTTGCCGGACTCAAGCAAGCTATTGAGTTTCTATCGCTTCAAAATCAGAAAAAACGGAAGGTCATTATCCTTTCCGATCTTCTTCAATCAGGCCTTCAACATGATGTTCTCTACAAGGAAATAGCCGAACTAATTAATGCGGCTAATATTGAGATGACAATTGGGATTGGTGAGCATATTACTTCTCTAAAAAAATATGTTTTAGGCGATACTGCATTCTTTAATAGCACCAAGCAGTTTTTGGAGAACATTTGCAATTTTGATTTGGCTTCGTCATTAATTTTAGTGAAGGGTGCTCGTGTGTATCAGTTCGAAAAAATAACTCGCGTACTCGAAGAAAGGATTCATGGCACCGTTCTGGAAATTAATCTGGATGCACTGACTAACAACCTCAATTTCTATCGGTCAAAATTAAAGGACGAAACTAAACTGATGGTTATGGTAAAAGCCTTTGCTTATGGCAGTGGAAGCTTTGAAGTAGCCAACTTGTTGCAGTTTCATCGGGTAGATTATCTGGGAGTGGCTTATGCCGATGAGGGTGTGCAACTCAGAAATAACGGGGTTTATCTACCAATTATGGTGTTAAATCCTAGTGAAGAGAGTTTCGAATCCATGTTAGAACATGACCTTGAGCCAGAGATTTATAACCTCTCCCTGCTGCATTCCTTCATTCAGTTTTTAGATGGTCAAAAAGCTTCAATTCATATTAAATTGGAAACGGGCATGAAAAGGCTGGGCTTTGAGAGGCAGGATTTGGACGAGCTAATTGAATTACTCAAGGCGAATAAAAACATTGAAGTCAAAAGTATTTTTAGTCATCTGGCTGGAGCCGATGAATCAAGGCACAACGATTTTTCTAAGCAACAGGCAGCAGTTTTTAATCAGGGATCTCAGAGGATTATGAGTGAGTTAGCTATTAAACCATTGCGGCACCTGGTAAATTCTGCCGGCACACTTCGTTTTCCTGAATTTCATTACGATATGGTGCGTCTGGGTATTGGCCTTTATGGATTAGAAACCAATGAAGAAGAGCAGGATAAATTATTAAATATTAGTACGCTAAAAACCGTGGTTTCTCAGGTTAGAAAGCTTGAGAAGGGAGAAACGGTTGGCTACGGCAGAAATGGTGTGGCAGAAAAGCCAATGGAGATTGCAACCATAGCCATAGGTTATGCAGATGGCTACACACGCGCCTTTAGTAAAGGTATTGGTGAAGTTTGGGTAAATGGAAAACGAGCAAAGGTAATTGGCAACGTGTGTATGGATATGACCATGATTGATGTGACTGGCATGAATGTAAAAGAACGTGATGAAGTTGAGATTTTTGGTCCGCACATACCTATTCAGGAATTAGCTAATAAAACCAATACCATACCTTATGAAATACTCACCAATGTAAGTCAAAGGGTAAAGCGTGTCTATTATGCGGAGTAG
- a CDS encoding YdeI/OmpD-associated family protein codes for MIQNVDQYLLEGCGRCSLYRTPECKVHNWQKELKLLRKIALDCGLTEELKWSVPCYTFQNHNLAIVSAFKNYCSISFFKGALLNNESGLLEKPGENTQSARLIKFTNAKQIIEHEEAIKAHIYEAIEVEKAGLEVEYKKTSEYNIPEELQSALDNDPEFKAAFEALTPGRQRGYLLHFSQPKQSKTRASRIEKCKDKIFDGKGFNDR; via the coding sequence ATGATACAAAATGTTGATCAATATTTACTAGAGGGTTGTGGAAGGTGTTCTCTCTATCGCACGCCAGAGTGCAAAGTTCATAATTGGCAAAAAGAATTAAAACTGCTCAGAAAAATTGCACTTGATTGCGGTCTCACTGAGGAATTAAAATGGAGCGTTCCATGCTACACATTTCAAAACCATAATTTAGCCATTGTAAGTGCCTTCAAAAATTATTGCTCTATTAGTTTTTTCAAAGGTGCTTTATTGAATAACGAGAGTGGTCTTTTGGAAAAACCTGGAGAAAATACGCAGTCAGCTCGCCTCATCAAATTCACCAATGCTAAGCAAATTATTGAGCATGAGGAAGCAATAAAAGCGCACATCTATGAAGCTATCGAAGTAGAAAAGGCAGGGTTAGAAGTGGAATATAAAAAGACTTCCGAGTATAACATTCCAGAGGAGCTGCAATCCGCCTTAGATAATGATCCGGAATTTAAAGCTGCTTTTGAGGCACTTACTCCAGGCAGGCAACGCGGTTATCTGTTACATTTCTCACAACCTAAGCAATCTAAAACCCGTGCCTCAAGAATTGAAAAGTGCAAAGACAAAATATTTGATGGTAAAGGGTTTAATGACAGGTAG
- a CDS encoding S41 family peptidase, with the protein MKKAYWLTAAFFIISLLIILLKQSSPFGWIFSLALNLFFACVVAFLLFGGLHLWYKNKVLSRIFSSLILAFALLIGAIQLLINIDYRLVLPLTSTDMSQEDWQEDINFLQSKIVGHPAVKADVILPRKINYKNLEGLSDDDKLLEIIRQVSVFKDGHSYVPPFQLYNQSQYLPLKGYYFDDGYYVLAAASEYQELVGKQILKIGGVSIEHIFNQVIEITGPENEYNAKYRFDFYLYNLNLLKSLKVVDGDKVPIIYRDNEKENVVTVKGGSFINWLFWVLKPNELILPPTIGLQKPNYNLFFEDKNLVLRLNLIENISDDNSIEMLADQLRSQLKSEPESLIIDLRNNSGGNNQLYEPIIRAILESTYINDSSRLFIFTSYTTFSAGINFLDELKQRTTATLIGQPTGAGPNHYGDAQLMTLPNSGIFFFLSTRQWTGIGKNDSLKTMKPDILVRYNFEDYLEGTDPWTTAMKSFSDEEKRNP; encoded by the coding sequence ATGAAAAAAGCGTATTGGCTCACTGCAGCATTCTTCATTATTTCCTTACTCATTATTTTACTAAAGCAGTCCAGTCCTTTTGGCTGGATATTTTCACTGGCACTGAATTTATTTTTTGCGTGTGTAGTGGCTTTTTTACTATTCGGGGGACTTCACTTATGGTACAAAAACAAAGTGCTCTCAAGAATATTCTCATCACTTATTCTGGCTTTTGCCCTATTGATAGGCGCCATTCAATTATTGATTAATATTGACTATCGCTTGGTACTTCCTCTTACCTCAACCGACATGTCTCAGGAAGATTGGCAGGAAGACATTAATTTTTTACAATCTAAAATAGTTGGCCATCCAGCGGTGAAAGCAGATGTCATATTGCCAAGAAAAATTAATTATAAAAATTTAGAAGGATTAAGTGATGATGACAAGTTGCTTGAGATCATACGACAAGTTTCCGTATTTAAAGATGGACATAGCTATGTGCCGCCATTTCAATTGTACAACCAATCCCAATACCTTCCTTTAAAGGGATATTATTTTGATGATGGTTATTACGTGCTGGCAGCCGCTTCAGAATATCAGGAACTAGTAGGTAAACAAATATTGAAAATTGGAGGCGTTAGTATCGAACATATTTTCAATCAAGTAATTGAAATTACTGGCCCTGAAAATGAGTATAACGCAAAGTATCGATTTGATTTTTACCTCTATAACTTAAACCTTTTAAAATCATTAAAAGTAGTTGACGGTGACAAGGTGCCAATTATCTATCGTGATAATGAAAAGGAAAATGTAGTTACAGTTAAAGGTGGGTCTTTCATTAACTGGCTGTTTTGGGTGCTCAAACCAAATGAGCTTATTTTGCCACCAACCATAGGGTTGCAGAAGCCTAATTACAACTTATTTTTTGAAGATAAGAATCTGGTTCTCAGGCTTAACTTAATCGAAAACATATCGGATGATAACAGCATTGAAATGCTAGCCGATCAATTACGTTCTCAATTAAAAAGTGAGCCGGAAAGTTTGATTATCGATCTTCGAAATAATTCTGGAGGAAATAATCAATTATATGAACCTATTATTCGTGCTATTCTTGAGAGCACCTATATCAATGATAGTAGCAGACTTTTTATTTTCACGAGTTATACTACATTCTCGGCAGGTATAAACTTTTTAGATGAACTAAAGCAAAGGACTACAGCAACACTTATCGGTCAGCCAACAGGAGCAGGCCCTAACCACTATGGTGATGCTCAATTGATGACACTCCCTAATTCAGGCATTTTCTTTTTTCTTTCAACCAGACAATGGACGGGTATAGGCAAAAATGATTCGCTAAAAACGATGAAGCCAGACATTTTAGTGCGGTACAATTTCGAAGATTACTTAGAAGGAACTGATCCATGGACTACTGCTATGAAGTCTTTCAGTGATGAGGAAAAAAGAAACCCTTAA
- a CDS encoding winged helix-turn-helix domain-containing protein codes for MMEVVQQTEYSTKSNLVYRIEDDIEFQPGKNIIRHIASKSTKKVEPLLSKLLTYLINKPFQPITRDELKDTFWAAEVYSDETLTKAISKLRKLLAPHDCIQTLSKVGYEWTGNVTEITTPIPLFQQQIQRFLLNKTSIWVLILVIILLLILKGFFFPHH; via the coding sequence ATGATGGAAGTTGTTCAACAGACTGAATATAGCACTAAGAGTAATCTCGTGTATCGAATCGAAGATGACATAGAATTCCAACCCGGCAAGAATATTATTAGGCATATAGCATCCAAATCCACCAAAAAAGTGGAGCCTCTTTTATCTAAACTGTTAACCTATTTAATTAATAAGCCTTTTCAGCCTATTACCCGTGATGAGTTAAAAGACACTTTTTGGGCCGCTGAAGTTTACTCAGATGAAACCTTAACCAAGGCGATATCTAAATTACGAAAGCTTCTTGCTCCACACGATTGCATTCAAACTCTCAGCAAAGTTGGTTATGAGTGGACAGGCAATGTAACTGAAATAACCACACCTATTCCCCTCTTCCAACAACAAATTCAAAGGTTTTTGCTAAATAAAACTAGTATTTGGGTTTTGATACTTGTTATCATTTTACTTTTAATTCTTAAGGGTTTCTTTTTTCCTCATCACTGA